The Plasmodium cynomolgi strain B DNA, chromosome 5, whole genome shotgun sequence genome segment TCTGCTCCTCCTCTCGCTCCTCCCGCTCCTCCCCTGTCTgctcttcctccccctgctcctccttttccaaCTAGGCGCGAACCCCACCACCCCACTTCCTGCACAGCGCTGCCCCACATGCCTGCCCCCTCCTTCACTAAACCACCCGTAGCACAACCAGACTGCACATCCTGTGACAACACGTAGTCAGCAATCTTCGAATCTATTTCATTATTATCCTCTGTTATTACAACCATGTCGAATCTGCTGAGCAGCGCGTACGAAAGGTTAATAATGAGAGCCTTATTGTCACAAGAAGATGATAAATTACCCTTAACCGTTTTATGTAACTCGAAATTAGACGCACCGATAATAGTGCACCtacaatttaatttatccACGATTCCACCCTTGGCTACGGAAATGGTTAGCTGTTCCATTGCCTCGTGAATAGCATTCTTATTTTCATTCTTCATTAAACAAAATTCGTCAATACAACATACTCCATTATCTGCCAAAACTAGAGCTCCACTTTCtaacataaaattgtttCCCTCTTTTATGGCTGCACAAGTCAAGCCAGCAGTGGTACAAAACATACCTGACACGTTCATACAAATGTTGCTGATTTTTTGTACTTCCTTCAATAGCTGAGATTTTCCTGTCCCTGGATCTCCCACAAGCAACAAATGGCACAGTGTTCTCTTGTCACAATTGTCAGaagagaaattttttcctctcctctTCCTATTCTTTGCTCTCCTCTCTCTGCGTCGTTTCCTCGCTGCGTTTTCGTTTCCATCATTTGTTCGTCCTCCTTCCTTGGTGTTATTATTATCCCCCTTTCGGTTCTTCGCCCTACTCACATGTGCGTTTTCGCAACTGGAGGACTCAtcaccttcttcttcttcttcttcctcctgccACTGCCTCCGCCCCTGCCTCTGCCCCTGCCCCTGCCgctgctcctcctcgtcgCCATCATCGTCGCCATCGTCGTGGCCGCCATTCCGGTCCACCCGCGTCGTCCCTGCCTTTTCATTGCTTCGGTTGAAATACTTCTTCCACTTATTATTCTCATTGTAAAAGGAatcatattcatttattttgttcccccctaTTAGCACCAGCAGCACCGATATTTTGGACAATTTGCAATTGTACAAATTGGGGCATATACTATCGCACAGGTGTCTCTTTCCTTCcactttgttatttttgaaCAGGAgccaatatttttcaaacagGCTCCTTTCTGGGACATCTATCTCTGCATCTGTTGTATTTTCCTTcggcttatttttttttctgttcattttgctaCCACTTGGGGGAGTCTTTCCAGCGGCACTCTCAGGATGTGCCCCTCCCTGCTGGGGGTCCTTCTCAGGATGTGCCCCTCCCTGCTGAGGGTCCTTCTCCCGATTTGTTCCAACACAATGTGCACTGCTCAAATGTGATGAGCTTATGAGTCTTCCCTTTTCATCGCGTGTGGGGCTCGCCGAGGGGTCATCCCCAAGATTTCCATTCACATTATCGTTCTTTTCCTTGTCAGTACCACTACCCTCCCCAGTGGACGCCTCTCCACATGCCTGCGCCTCATTCGTTAGGGCATTTATACACTTAGCAAACTCATCGTCCAGTGCTACCTCTTTGCACCTAGAACCCTCCAGCTCTTTAATTTCGACATTGTTTGCTTCGATGAATAACTCTGAGTCGCATCTAATGTCTTTATACAATTTCTTCCACCTGCGCAGGATGATCCCATTTATAATTACTTTCTTCCCCGGGTGATATTTCCCAGCTAGGTTTTCCAAAAGGACCACCGTAATGGAGTATGGGATATTCGTTTTACTCgattcctttatttttatttcttggTAATCTACTCGTTTAACTTCGCTCTCTAAGAATTCGAAATTTGTGccattacattttttttcaatatatgGGTTCTTACTATGACAGTTTCCGTTGTGTGCGACATTCGATTTGGTATTGCGCTTGTTGGCATTGCGTTTTGATCTATAGTTAGCGTCACTCTGCACACCATTTTTATTGTCATGCTTGGCGTCGCTTTTGACATACGCCACTGCTTCCCCCATCCTGCTTTCTTGAGCCGTGTCTTCTTTCATATACTTCCTTCTCAAAttcatttctttccttcccaCTTCGCTTACCAAATCGTTTCTATAGCAAGGGGGTATATTCGTGTTAATCTGAGTATTGGGGCACTTAAACACCGTCTGCGTATTGTAATACAACTCTGGaatggccttttttttaattatgctATCACACTTCATACATCTGTACTTTTTGCATTCTTccaatattttcttttctcctacGCGGGTTATTATCCCCTCTGTGCTTACGAACTTACCGATATGCTTACTCCGTATTTCTTGCAAGTAGTTAATGTGGGTATCATGCAGGTAGGGTACATTTGCCACTCGgcacataatttttatattttgtttttcgaAGATCA includes the following:
- a CDS encoding DNA replication licensing factor (putative), with the protein product MLLSSSESSIFSDTDYDVSSEDECNYSNADENIKNVKFFNKIIIKLFLKNRKYYEQVKKIALSYISKIEDIQFSHIQNSEQGSHEHIYNFYFDMYDAIQHGENKLIYYMQNSFHKFIDVMNNYSIPFFFRLIFLSCYFEFLYNREAKKDVSSDSDLGQGRSHSPTSDVDNRGEAAGVQCVYTDGLREDGRACVGYGDILTKREHNEAVGEDNLGEEPNAGTEGGGLIEEINNEKGSYRNGGSTDEKGSYPNGGSADEKGSYQNGGSTDEKGSYQNGSTSLDSDEDRRAEDPSLYDFIVYNFSKDKKVMEEIDVYSACLIKGILYSYKDYDFLKDENTKTKINNCLKMIFEKQNIKIMCRVANVPYLHDTHINYLQEIRSKHIGKFVSTEGIITRVGEKKILEECKKYRCMKCDSIIKKKAIPELYYNTQTVFKCPNTQINTNIPPCYRNDLVSEVGRKEMNLRRKYMKEDTAQESRMGEAVAYVKSDAKHDNKNGVQSDANYRSKRNANKRNTKSNVAHNGNCHSKNPYIEKKCNGTNFEFLESEVKRVDYQEIKIKESSKTNIPYSITVVLLENLAGKYHPGKKVIINGIILRRWKKLYKDIRCDSELFIEANNVEIKELEGSRCKEVALDDEFAKCINALTNEAQACGEASTGEGSGTDKEKNDNVNGNLGDDPSASPTRDEKGRLISSSHLSSAHCVGTNREKDPQQGGAHPEKDPQQGGAHPESAAGKTPPSGSKMNRKKNKPKENTTDAEIDVPERSLFEKYWLLFKNNKVEGKRHLCDSICPNLYNCKLSKISVLLVLIGGNKINEYDSFYNENNKWKKYFNRSNEKAGTTRVDRNGGHDDGDDDGDEEEQRQGQGQRQGRRQWQEEEEEEEGDESSSCENAHVSRAKNRKGDNNNTKEGGRTNDGNENAARKRRRERRAKNRKRRGKNFSSDNCDKRTLCHLLLVGDPGTGKSQLLKEVQKISNICMNVSGMFCTTAGLTCAAIKEGNNFMLESGALVLADNGVCCIDEFCLMKNENKNAIHEAMEQLTISVAKGGIVDKLNCRCTIIGASNFELHKTVKGNLSSSCDNKALIINLSYALLSRFDMVVITEDNNEIDSKIADYVLSQDVQSGCATGGLVKEGAGMWGSAVQEGTKIVWSSEKLKEYIYYVKNNCSPNFNKNSKLILITYYSMLRKHNNGNNGTTIRTLESLIRLSEAHSKMMHNDTVSSDDVINIVLLSELSLRGYKIAVKTNSNNILIARSGILDNLNDSLLFYNNMHRTFYSLDDVLFYESLYNYFKKLLLEKLSLMERDGGIHRMAL